The genomic window AACTGGATCACTTCGTCGAGCAAAGCGTCGCCACGAGATGCCTTGCCCGGCTGTGCGCCAGCGTCGTTCGCGGAGACGGCTCCGACCGAGCGCAAGTATTCCTTGACCGACTCATCCTCGGCCACGTCAAGCACAGTCAAACGCATCTCCTCGTTGCCGAACCAGGGAAACCCAACATTCAAGTTGACTCCCTTGGCAACAAGCCGCTCCAGAATGGCGATTTCGGTCTGCGGATCACCCTTGTTTACTGCTGCCAAAGTGTAACGCTGGGCTTCCAGTTCATGATTCGGGTCCACTCCAGCGTTTAAAAGGAAGTCAACGTAATCGAGATTTCTGGTGGATATCGCACGCAAGAGAGGAGAAAAACCATCACCTTGAGGCAAGGCAAGAGGGTCCACACCCGCATCGATTAGCGCCTGAAGCGTTTCGGTTGACGAAGATCGCTCCATTGCGTAGGAAATCCAATGCTCTTTACGCTGCTTGTCACTAAACGTATCCAGCGAATCTACGCCAAACTGGCGTATTGTTTCACAGTCATTCTCCTTGATTGCCGTGGCGATGTCGCGAATGGAAGGTTTTCGAGTACACACAAGCAGGTCCTGAGTCAATGAATTAGGTGTTCCAAAAGTCTTTGCCTTGCGCAAACTGATCTTTCCAGTCCGCGAGTTTTGCCTTCAAAGCGTCCGCAACGTCATCGCCGCGATCGATAGCGTTTTTCTTAGCTCTCCAGAGTTCTTTGGCAATATACCGCTGATACTTCGTCGAGTGAATTCCATTGGCGTAATTCAATGCGTAGGTCAGGTTATGAAACTCGTCGCCGGCGCGCGATATCGAGGCAGCGCTTTCTAGGACTTCGATCCCGTTGTCTCGCAAAAGCTTTTGGGCATATCGAGTGTAGGCCTTTCCGAGCACGCCCTTACCCGTTTTCATAACGATATGATGTGCATGAACCGCTGAATTTGCGTATCCCAACTCCTTCGCTTTCGCAATCAACGTTGCCGGCTTCGCGACACTCTGTCCCGTCCGACGAAGATACTTCACCAATTCATCGCAGAACGAAATATTGTGGACGAGCAACCCGAGGGCGGAAACAAAGTAGCTGTGGTGCTCGGCGATCGTGAGGTTGCAGACCTCTTTGTCCGTAACGTTGCTGATTCGTACGCTGAGAACCGTTACCTCTTCGCCGTCGGACGTTAGTAGCACGTCTCCACGACGAAGATCGTGACTGAACACCCAGCGTCCCGTGATATCGCTGCTGGACGTAATCGCATCGTCACCCAGGTCGGGTGACTGTCGACGATCCATGTCTTCGCCGCGAACGACCCAGAATGGATGATTCTCGGTGACCTCGACGGTGTCCTCTGAGTCTGTCTGCAAAGTCACGGTGACCCAGTTGCCCGAGAAACGGTTGTGGTGGGCCGCGTTGACTTCGGTTTCCTTCACTTCCCCGTCGACAAAGTCCATTGCAAGGACGGTCGCTCCGGCTTCGAGCTCACCGATCGGCTTGGGGCCATGGTCTGTTGAAACAAGTGTTTCGGGGGCGAAACAGTAGGTATCGCGGTTGATCAATTTCGGAACATTCTGTCCAAGCGACCTGACGTGCTTGACCGATCCGAGTGCAGCGCGGGTGGCGAACCCGGCCGTCCCACGGACCATTTGAAAAATTCCTGGGCCGACCTCGACGATCATCACGGCAATGTCGGCTCGCTTCAGCAACGTGTCCGAATAGGCTTGGTCACCGGTGGTTGCATCCACCAGGGATTGGCCGAACGTTCGATCTCCAACACCGTCGCCGTCGGAGTCGACCACTTGCCCGACCGCGTTGTCCGTCGCTCGCGTCAACGCCCATGCGGAGCCCACGGCGACGCTTGCTTGGCCGAGTCCCGCCGCCGTCAGCGTCACACCGCCGACGGTAAAGGTACTTGTCAGCGCTCCAGCGGCTGCCCAGCCAGCAGGGCCAGCGATTGCCACCGCCGCAGCGACACCGACAAACTGGACGTTGGGATGCGAGAAGAACGTCGTGAGCCCAACCTTGGTCGGACTCTCAGGCGGCGTGTATCCCGTTGCGTTTTCGGTCACCGTCGCATTGGAGACGTACGTGACGATCGCGCGAGCCTGGTCCGCCGCACTGATTGGATACTCCGTACCACTGTCGAACAGAGACGTATACAAGTGCGACGTTCCCCACTCGATGACACGTACTCCACTAGCGTCTGGAACCACATTGACGTCTCGGTCGAAATCGATGATGTCATCTTTCCCGCCCAGACCCAATCGCCAGGGGGTCCAGCTCAGTTGTGTTGATCGGAATTCCCAACCTTTACCGATCAGTCGTGCAATCCATTCAAGCGTTGGCTCGCTGTTCCCGCCGGGTCGCGAGACAGTCGGGTAGTTGTTCTTCAGTTCGTTGGCGACCGCCGTGCCAAAGTTCTTCTCTGCCGTGCGGTAGAGCCAATCGTTGTACTTCGCAGTGACTTCCGCCCTGGCTGCGGGATCGAGCTCACCCAATTGCACTTCACGGAACAAGTCGGGGCGCTCAATGGAGAGGACGACTTCGGACGTGAAGGTTTCGCCGTGCGAATTCGACACCGTGTACGTGAACACGTCCCACCCGCGTGCCGAAAGGGACGGTTGATAATGCAGTGTGCTGCCTTGAATCGTCACCGTTCCCTGACCGACACCGCTGACTGATTCAATGGTCAATTCACCCGACTTGTAGTCATTGTCAAGGACGTTCAGGGACCACGTTTCACCTTCCTGTTCATAGTCGGTCACTCGGAAATAATCGTCGACCGAATATCCGCCATCCCGCAGGTGGAATTGAACGGAATCGACCACCGTTCCCTCCGTATCCGCGTCGTCTTTGTGGTATCTCAGTTCGATGTAGTGATCGCCCGGTTCAAGTACATCGACCTGCATTCGTGGCGGCGTATCGACCAATTTGTCGGTGCCCAGGAGAAGGAATGTATCGCCATCTTTGGTTTCGATCACATCGTCTTCACCGATTGCGTGGACCAGAAGGTCCTCGTGTCCCGTGTGAATCGTCAAATAAGCCCCGTCTTCGAGGGTGCCGAAGTCCTCGATGCTAAGTTCCGCACCCAACCAATCTCTTGAATTGATCTCCGTGTTGGACGGGTCGTCTTCGTCATCCTCGGAAACGGCACCGCCACCGCCTTTGTGGAGTTGAAGATTGAACTTTTGACTGATTGCACCGATACCCGCCCAATCACCGCTCACCGGTGAATTGAGTGTTAGCTTCGTAACTGATTCACCATCAGGCACTCCGAAGTCAGAGAGATCATATCTACTGTATACCACACCATGTTGGAAACCACCTGGAGTATCATTGTCTATCCAGTACCACTCGTGAGTTTCTCCGGACGGAGTTGTGCTGCCATTTAATGAGCCGCTTCCGTAACCATCTACGTCTACAGTAAATCCATTTGGTGTTGAACGGTGAGCAAAGAAAATGAAATCTTGTCCAGAACCGTTGACTAGAACTCCCTCCGCAAAGTGGTATTCAAAAACCGGTGTCGGGCCGTCATAGTGCCCAACACCACCTTCAAGAATGCTGTCTCCCATCATCGCCTGCGTAAGTGTGGGCTTCCCTTCCCCTAGCGGACTCCAGGAAAAGGACAACTTCCCGGAAACATGGCTAACAGATTCGGGATGCCAAACCTTGATGTCATCGATGATTTCGTCATAGTCCTCCTTTAGTTCACCGGTCAACGAAACGGTGTTTCCATCCAGTTCGGCTTGAACGGTGAACGATCCTTCTTCAAACGGATCGGGTGGCGTGTAGACGCCGTCACCATCGAGCGATCCATCGCCGCTGGTCAGTGACCAGTTGACGGTCGAACGTACGTAGTCCCACCCGAATTGATCGAGTGCCGTAGCCGTAAACGGACGTGTCTGGTGTTCGACCACCATGACGTCGTCTTGATCAATGAAGAAATCGGTCAGGGTTTGTTCCACCGTCACTGAAACCGTACTCGTGGCCTTCAGCCCGCGTTTATCTTCGGCGGTGACGCCAAGGACGTAGGAACCGGCTCGATCAAAGGTCGCGGTCGCATTCTTGGCCGCGTTGCTTTCGTTTTCCGAAAACGATGCGGTACCTTCTCCTGGACCGGAGACAACTGACCAAGTGAAAATCAGATCACTGTCATCGGCATCGTCGGTCGCGTTGACCGAAAGCGTGGTGGACGTTCCGGTAACAAGGGAACTGCCGGCCGTCGCGGGTGCGGTGATTGTCGGTGCCACATTGTCGGTGCGAGCGGCAACAAACTCCGAAGCCGGCGATGTGTATCCGTCCCCACTCGTCGCTCGGACGCGGTACGAATACAGTGCGCCACCCGGTTCCAGACCATTTGCGGTAAACGATGTCGAGCCGGACGTGCCGACGGTCGTCCAAGTAGTCGCGACCTCTTCACGTTGCTCAATCGTGTAGGAAACCGCAGTCGGCGAGCTGGACCAAGAAAGATCGATGCTGGTGGCCGATCCGGTCGTCGCGTAAACATTCCATGGGATGGAAGGCGCGTCGGAGGGCGTCGTCGCAAGAGCTGTCGGCGAGACACCACCCACGCCGCTTGGCGGGATCACGACGATTCGGAACGAGTACGTCGTGTTGGGCACCAAACCAATGATCGAGGAACTTGTGCCGAAACGAGTTGCCGCGCCGACCGGGGCGAACGTCCCACCTGACGCTATCTCCACCTGATGCAGACTCTCATCGCCGGAATCACGCACCCAGGAAACCAAAATCGAAGTCGGCGTGACTGGGGTCGCCGTAATCGTCGATGGCGCGACGCTGGTCGTCGTCACCGTGGCAACGTTTGATGGATCCGACTCACCTGCGGGTGAAAACGCGATCACTCGGATTTGATAGTTCGTGCCAGCCTCGAGTCCGGTGATATCGAAACTGGAGGTGCTTTCCGACACCACGGCGACTTCCGAGAAGGTGGCCCCGCTATCTTCGGAATACTCAATCCTCTGCTCGGTTCCAGGGTCGCCACCTGGCACCCAATCGATGGTGAGCGACGTGTTTGCCACGTCGCTTGTTGTCAAATTAGTGGGAGCGGCAATTTCGACCGGTTCCGCCGAGACGACCGCAGAGTAGGCCGCCGATCCAGCCGCCGTCGCCACGCGAACGCGGAAGTAGTAGGTCGTGCCGCTGGTTAGGCTATCGACGACATAGGAAGACTGTGAGATTGACGAGTCAACGACGGTAAACGAAACACCGTCCTCGGACATTTCCAATTCGCTAGTGCTCGTATCCCCAACGGGGTATTGCCACTGTACCTCAATGGACGTTGTCGTGTTCCCCGTTGCAGTGACGGAGGTGGGCGGATCGGCAGACGTTGTCAGACTGCTGGTTCCGGAGGCTGGCGAATCGATTCCGTTGGTGGCGAAGACCCGGAACTGATACACTTCGCCTGGCGTTAGATCGGTCACGTCCACCAGATTTTCGTTGATTCCGGTCGTTGCCACGGTTGTAAAGGTTGTTCCACCATCGGTGGATGCTTCAACGCGGAAACCGGTCTCGTTGTTTGAGTTATCCGTCCATTGCACCTGAACGATGGTGTTGGAGATCGCCGAAACCGTGATGCCGCTGGGAGCAGTGATGCTTGTCACCGGCGGCGAAACAACGTTGCTGTACGTGCCTGTTCCGCCTGGCGTCGAGGCTCGAACGCGGAAGAAATAGAGGGTTCCGGGAACAAGGCTGGTGACGGTCGCCGTGTCCGCATCGACCGTGGCAACCGGTGTGAACGAAACACCATCGGTCGAAAATTCGATCTCGATCAAACTCGAATCGCCACTCGGCCGACTCCAAGTGAGCGTCACCTCATCGGATGCACTTTGAGTCGCCGAAAGTCCGGTTGGAGACGTCGCGGTGGTCGCCAATGCGACCGGGGCGGAGGCTGAGGTGGACGCGCCCGCCAACGCAACGACTCGAATTTGGTAATCCGTGCCCGGGGCAAGGTCGGTCATCAGATAAGATTCGGTTCCCGCCGACAACGTGGCAACCGTTGAATAGGTCGATCCTCCATCACTGGAACGCTCAATTCGCTGTGACAGCGTGCCGGATGAATTGTCCGTCCAGTCGACGCTCACTTGCGTGTTTGAAACGACCGTTACCGCGACATCCGTCGGCGTGTCCAATGGACTGGTTGTTACGTCGATTGGCAACGAGGGGGTAGCCAGTCCGGAAGCGGTCTCGACTCGCAACTGGAACCGGTAGGCAGTATCCGGCTGAAGTCCCTCCGCCGTATACGATTCGCCGTCGATCGGTGCACTTGTCGCGACGAGATCCCAAACACCATCTTCGTCGCCATCCTCCAAACGTTCGACCAACATCAAGCTTGTGTCACCCGCGGGGCGAGTCCAAGAAAGCGCGACGGCGTCAGCCGTGATGGATGATGCAGCCAAATCTATTGGTGCATCCGACGTCGTCGTGATCTCGGACGTATCCGACGGCAACGATTCCAAGGTACCGATTGCGACAACCCGGTAGACGTATAATTCGTCCGCATCGAGCGTCGTATCTAGGTAGCTTAAATTGCTGGCCGCAATGGTCGCAATCGGGGAGAAGGAGACCGCGAAATCGTCTGAGCGCTCAATCCGATAAT from Roseimaritima ulvae includes these protein-coding regions:
- a CDS encoding suppressor of fused domain protein — its product is MTQDLLVCTRKPSIRDIATAIKENDCETIRQFGVDSLDTFSDKQRKEHWISYAMERSSSTETLQALIDAGVDPLALPQGDGFSPLLRAISTRNLDYVDFLLNAGVDPNHELEAQRYTLAAVNKGDPQTEIAILERLVAKGVNLNVGFPWFGNEEMRLTVLDVAEDESVKEYLRSVGAVSANDAGAQPGKASRGDALLDEVIQFMQSEFGTVDERSFTDLLRADSGVTVHTIPPRGDNGCWTLFTTGLSRTPMNVPPELRGHEHCELYIQLPADWKVQGESSKDTWPIQLLSDLAMLPLENDAFFSIPVTVISNGEPPERLHSSVGFKATALLAGKIFERSDGRTVDVLCVMPIYLEEADLARRSIPDFLNALDQSGTTKVLDVHRASCVS